The genomic region ACAAATGTCTGACTATTTGATCCGCGAGGGTCATATCTGACCCGATGTTGTCATTTACATATTAACTTTAGTTTAAAAACAGGTGctttctactttaaaacacTCTTATACAATAAACATTCTACTCCCGTAAAATTAtgcttttatttaaaactgcCGATTTGTAGTGACAAACATGACCAATGtcctgcaacaaaaaaaaaaaaaaagtaactaCGCCCTATTCACCTTCAAACTTTTTCGTACAAAACAAACAACTCAAATCCTTGTGTACTCATGGTTTTATTGTTAcacaattttatataataCAAAGATATAACATCTAAGGCTCGACTTGCCCTTCTTGAATCTTTGCCAGGAAAGATTGTTTCTTCTGTGCGACACGGTTCTTGCGCTCGGCTAAGGTGAGCTTCCTGCGAGTATACCTCTTCCTGGAGGCAGGTGGCGCCTTTTCGGGCTTCTTCGCTTGTTCTGGATTGGCCCTGATTCCGGCGTGAGCGGTCTTGTAAATGCCTTCAATCTACAAACAGAAACACACATTGCCATCaccaaaaattaacaaatcgaCGATGGTAAAACTGTCTCGCGATTTGTCTTGTCGCCGCCAACACGGCGACCCTTCACCAATATCGCGACTCGATGTTGTCCAACTGCGACACGGTCAACCAATCATACTAGTTGCCGTAATTTATGTTGGACGTAAAGAAAACGAATTGCGTGTGGTGGACCCGTTTTGCAGACGCACCTGGTCGGCATTGATGCCCAACTTGATGTACTGACTGAACTGTCTTTTGAAAGCTTCAGGATCCTCCTCCTCCAGAGAGCGCATGTAATCTGCCACGTGTTGGCCGAAGATGTGAGCGCGATGGACATCCGCGTTGAAAGATTTCGATTCGGCGTCGTATCCTGGGAAACGCTTCGTAGAGTGAGGAATGTTGAGACCTCCGTCAACGGCACCCTTCATGGCGGCGAATACGCGCGCACCAGTCGTGGTACGTTGCAGTCCCACGTCCAAGTAGCACCTgcaacgaaaaaaaatcttcacgTTTGCCCCACGACAAATCGACGAACGATTGAATCTCAAGGAGGATCAGAGACACGATATAATCAGGACTTCGACAGAGTGCAGACAAACTTTGGAACAATGGCGACATAAAACATGCCCCCAAGTCTTCGGTTTGCCGCTTCTGCCGAATCAGATGACGCGCATGTGTCAGTAAGTCATCACGCAACAAGTTAGGTACCCCACGGAAAATCTTCCGGTCAACTTCCAAACATCACTTCTTCAGTGCTACGAGTTATTTCTCTATCACAAAACAATTCGTTTTAGATTTTATGTGATTCTCCCAATCGTTTGCACCACAAattatcaatttaaatcataTTGAGATGATGAGACGAAacttaaaatgaggttatgtaggaaaaatgtcaaaacagcTCACTTGTCCATATGTATTTTAAACGCTCATTATCCATATCTTTAATTTGccataataaaaatagtctTGTGGTTGACTCACCTGAAGGCTCCAGGCCCGTTTTCCACCCCTTCGACATTGTACTCGTCCCCGGTAACTTCACTCGTCCCGACGTACAACTTGTCCAGCCCCAACTGTTTAAGCAGGCGACGCGCCAGCAGCAAGCCGGTGCAGTAAGCTGCAGCGTAGTTGGTCAATCCAACTTTCACCCCATACCTGGGCAACTCGTGCGAGTAAGCGGCGCACACGATTTTGTCACCCTCGATGCGCGAATACACCACCTGACAAGTGATGTCGCGGTTGGACAAACGCACAACTAGGCGGTACTTGGGGGTGTTGTATTTATTCTTGTCCTGGACGATCAAGCGCTTGCGGGCGTAGTAGTCGGTCTTGCCCTGACGACGCCTCTTAAACTTGACTTGGAAACGCTTGAAGTATTGCTTGTTTTTCACCACTTTTACGAACCCCTGCAAGAATGTTTGACATGTGTacaaaaacataacctcacttatgTTAATTGTGGAAAATGTGCATTTATGGGGGTCTGGGGCGGCAACGCGACTTGGAAATACGTTCTACATGGGAATTTGTGACGCTTCTCTAAATTGTGAGGCGTAAAATCGCGACACAACATGTCGGGGGTGAACCGGATTGAAAGAATCTTCAGCCATCTGCATTTAACTTCATGATGTTTCAAACAAATTATACTTCATCGGGTGGAAAATTCGATTTGGGACAAAGAACAAGTCGTATTTTGCAATATTTACTCAccatttttcttaattaaataaaaaaactatccACGATGGACACTGCACGGCACTTGTCAGCCACCGCCGTCCTTATAGAAAGAGACAGGAGCATGCGCGGAAGCTACGCCATATTGATTGGAATGACATTTCGACGcgcaaattttgaattttaaagagTTTCTGGTTTTTTACGAgcgattttgattattttcgaTGAAATGAGACATCGACCTCGATTAGATGCTTAAAAACTCGTACATACCAATTATGGTTAGCCTTTTTGGTACAAACATTCTAGTAGGTAAAGTTTGGTTATATGAGGttttttttcacattattttgaacaatcaaataaaatcacccaaaaacaaattaaaagtaCGTATATTTACAATAAAGTATAACACGTTGTTCCAGTCAACTCTACCACTCTTCATCAACCCACCCATCTTCGTTTCCTTCTTCTGTTACAGCCAAATTCAACTTGATGCTAACATCTGCGACCTCCTCCTCGACCAGAAACTTCTCCGCGGTCTCGATCACAGGCTCCATATCTTGGAAAAAATCAAACTCGTCGTTCTGATCTGAACTGGCTTGATTCTTGATGTCCAACTCCGAGATGTCCGGTAGCGACTTCTTCCGCACCGCAATGGCGACAACCCCTTGAACCACCGCCTCCTGCGCCGCCCCATTTTGATCGTGACTTTCGAAAATGGATGGCGTGGATTCGCTGGTGTGGACAGAGCTCGTCTCGCCGTTCTCCTGGACGGGGTTCGTCTCCCCCCAGTCCTCCCAGTTGTCCAGGTCGCCCTCCACGGACTGTTCGGCCTCTTCGGCGGAGGTTTCGCCCTCTTCGCCGTCGGGCCTGGGCCGCTCCGGCAGGTTCATCATCACGTGGTGGGTCTGGATGATGGGATTGTTGAGGGTGGGGTCTGGCGGGGGATCGTGTCGTTTCGAGGTGCGTCGGGGGCGGCGACCGGGGTGCGTGACGGGGCGGCCATCGGTGAACAGTTTGCCGCGTTTGCCGCCGATCACGGTGGCGGCGCCCAGGATTGGCACCAGGTCGGCGAGGGTGCGCAGGGTTACGGAGACTAGGTGGTCGTTGGTGTCCTTTACTCCCACCAAGAGCTGGAATGAAAGTGACAACGTGACGACTTATGACAACAGaataaatcatattaataaataaatttgtatttattataatttcatcCCGAGTGCAGCGATGAT from Tenebrio molitor chromosome 8, icTenMoli1.1, whole genome shotgun sequence harbors:
- the RpL5 gene encoding large ribosomal subunit protein uL18 — encoded protein: MGFVKVVKNKQYFKRFQVKFKRRRQGKTDYYARKRLIVQDKNKYNTPKYRLVVRLSNRDITCQVVYSRIEGDKIVCAAYSHELPRYGVKVGLTNYAAAYCTGLLLARRLLKQLGLDKLYVGTSEVTGDEYNVEGVENGPGAFRCYLDVGLQRTTTGARVFAAMKGAVDGGLNIPHSTKRFPGYDAESKSFNADVHRAHIFGQHVADYMRSLEEEDPEAFKRQFSQYIKLGINADQIEGIYKTAHAGIRANPEQAKKPEKAPPASRKRYTRRKLTLAERKNRVAQKKQSFLAKIQEGQVEP